A genomic window from Phoenix dactylifera cultivar Barhee BC4 chromosome 7, palm_55x_up_171113_PBpolish2nd_filt_p, whole genome shotgun sequence includes:
- the LOC103710462 gene encoding UDP-glucuronate 4-epimerase 1 — protein sequence MRILEDELFPSTPGKVKIERAHAINRQFNRCFASTSTMFLWALFLIALTASYLSFQSFVDTSSKYLSASWGGLHWEKQIRVSAEVRRPQGISVLVTGAAGFVGSHVSIALHKRGDGVVGLDNFNSYYDPSLKKARKSLLDSQGIFVVEGDVNDGRLLAKLFDVVPFTHVMHLAAQAGVRYAIENPASYVHSNIAGLVTLLEACKAADPQPAIVWASSSSVYGLNEKVPFSESDRTDRPASLYAATKKAGEEITHTYNHIYGLSITGLRFFTVYGPWGRPDMAYFSFTRNILQGKPITIYRGKNRVDLARDFTYIDDIVKGCLGSLDTAEKSTGSGGKKRRPAQYRIYNLGNTSPVTVPTLVSILERHLKVKAKRNVVEMPGNGDVPFTHANISLARAELRYKPTTNLETGLKKFVKWYLRYYGYSPRGSKNL from the coding sequence atgaggattcTCGAGGACGAGTTGTTCCCGTCGACGCCGGGGAAGGTGAAGATCGAGCGGGCACACGCGATTAATCGGCAGTTCAATCGGTGCTTCGCGTCGACGAGCACCATGTTCCTTTGGGCGCTCTTCCTGATCGCCCTGACGGCGTCGTACCTGAGCTTCCAGAGCTTCGTCGACACTTCGTCCAAGTATCTCTCGGCGTCGTGGGGCGGCCTCCACTGGGAGAAGCAGATCAGGGTATCCGCCGAGGTCCGGAGGCCGCAGGGGATCTCCGTCCTCGTCACCGGCGCCGCTGGCTTCGTTGGTTCCCACGTCTCCATCGCTCTCCACAAGCGCGGTGACGGCGTCGTCGGCCTCGACAACTTCAATTCCTACTATGATCCTTCGTTGAAGAAGGCCAGGAAGTCCCTTTTGGATTCGCAGGGCATCTTCGTCGTCGAGGGCGACGTTAACGACGGCCGCCTCCTCGCCAAGCTCTTCGACGTGGTTCCCTTCACCCATGTGATGCATCTGGCGGCCCAGGCCGGGGTGCGGTACGCGATCGAGAACCCGGCGTCCTACGTCCACAGCAACATTGCTGGCCTGGTGACCCTTCTGGAGGCTTGCAAGGCGGCGGACCCCCAGCCGGCGATCGTGTGGGCCTCCTCCTCGTCGGTGTACGGTCTCAACGAGAAGGTTCCCTTTTCGGAGTCGGACCGCACCGACCGCCCCGCCTCCCTCTACGCCGCCACGAAGAAGGCCGGCGAGGAGATCACCCACACCTACAACCACATCTACGGCCTCTCCATCACCGGCCTCCGCTTCTTCACCGTCTACGGGCCGTGGGGCCGCCCTGACATGGCCTACTTCTCCTTCACGAGAAATATTCTTCAAGGGAAGCCGATCACGATCTACCGGGGCAAGAATCGCGTCGATCTCGCTCGGGATTTCACCTACATCGATGACATCGTCAAAGGGTGCTTGGGGTCGCTGGACACGGCGGAGAAGAGCACGGGCAGCGGCGGGAAGAAGCGAAGGCCGGCGCAGTACCGGATCTACAACTTGGGGAACACCTCGCCGGTGACTGTGCCGACGCTGGTCTCGATCCTCGAGCGCCACCTCAAGGTGAAGGCGAAGCGGAATGTGGTGGAGATGCCGGGCAACGGCGATGTCCCGTTCACCCACGCCAACATCAGCTTGGCTCGAGCGGAGCTCCGCTACAAGCCGACCACCAATCTCGAGACAGGCCTCAAGAAGTTCGTCAAGTGGTACCTCCGTTACTATGGCTACAGTCCCCGGGGAAGTAAGAACTTGTAA